The following are from one region of the Stanieria cyanosphaera PCC 7437 genome:
- a CDS encoding thioredoxin family protein, whose protein sequence is MSSVIEIADEQFEQEVFEADKPVLVYFWASWCGPCRLVSPSINWIADNYSDRLKVVKLEIDPSPTSVAKCNVEGVPALRLFNNNEIVASHEGAIGKQQLQKMLDDHL, encoded by the coding sequence ATGAGTAGTGTAATCGAAATTGCCGATGAACAATTTGAGCAGGAAGTATTTGAAGCTGATAAACCAGTTTTAGTCTATTTTTGGGCTTCTTGGTGTGGTCCGTGTCGTTTGGTATCTCCTTCAATTAATTGGATAGCTGATAACTATAGCGATCGCTTGAAAGTGGTTAAATTAGAAATAGATCCTAGTCCTACATCTGTAGCCAAATGTAATGTTGAAGGTGTTCCTGCTTTAAGATTGTTTAATAACAATGAGATAGTAGCTTCCCATGAAGGAGCTATTGGTAAACAGCAATTACAAAAAATGTTAGACGATCATCTTTAA
- the nusB gene encoding transcription antitermination factor NusB, with product MPVRKQPRSISRELALLSIAQVSTNPSKLEEEDLNSLVLAAVRTLIVEVQDILENASAEIKRGDERLLESETRSSNLNSAKAMVSDAMELTKTAINRLGIAVELPEFIQLTSQTDVREYAIEIISTVCQHRQQIETQIETVLVAWQLNRLPKIDRDILRIAVAEMLFLDVPVKVAINEAVELAKRYSDEEGYRFINGVLRRVSDRLKQEAIQN from the coding sequence ATGCCAGTCCGTAAACAACCCCGAAGTATTTCCCGCGAATTAGCTTTATTAAGTATTGCTCAAGTTAGTACTAATCCTTCTAAACTAGAAGAAGAAGACCTCAATAGTTTAGTATTGGCAGCAGTGCGTACTTTAATTGTTGAAGTTCAAGATATCTTAGAAAATGCTTCGGCAGAAATTAAACGGGGAGATGAACGTTTACTAGAAAGCGAAACCCGCAGCAGTAACCTTAATAGTGCTAAAGCAATGGTTAGTGATGCGATGGAGTTAACCAAAACAGCGATTAATCGTTTAGGAATTGCGGTAGAATTGCCAGAATTTATTCAGCTAACTAGTCAAACGGATGTTCGAGAATATGCCATTGAAATTATCTCTACGGTTTGTCAACATCGTCAGCAAATTGAAACACAAATTGAAACTGTTTTAGTAGCATGGCAATTAAATCGTCTTCCCAAAATTGACCGCGATATTTTACGAATTGCTGTAGCTGAGATGTTATTTCTTGATGTTCCTGTTAAAGTAGCGATTAACGAAGCAGTAGAATTAGCCAAACGCTATTCAGATGAGGAAGGTTATCGTTTTATTAACGGAGTTCTTAGAAGAGTTAGCGATCGCCTTAAACAAGAAGCAATTCAGAATTAA
- a CDS encoding Tic20 family protein, with translation MSNLEVDGKERAIAALVYLLPLIYVLPFGLILLRQFPFLSIIYAPLSPLISIYYGLPFAGLIVFFALYFAIVRNEKASYFVRFNTMQAILMDILLILCSVLMSILEMGLGRSSLLIETLNNTVFIGTLVACFYSIAQSVRGQYAEIPTISEAASSQIR, from the coding sequence ATGTCTAATCTTGAAGTAGATGGAAAAGAAAGAGCGATCGCAGCATTAGTTTATTTATTGCCTCTGATTTATGTCCTACCATTTGGTTTAATCTTACTGAGGCAGTTTCCTTTTCTCAGTATTATCTATGCTCCTCTGAGTCCCTTAATTAGCATTTATTATGGTCTGCCTTTTGCTGGATTAATTGTTTTCTTTGCCTTATATTTTGCCATTGTCAGAAACGAAAAAGCGAGTTATTTTGTTCGCTTTAACACTATGCAAGCAATCTTAATGGATATTTTGTTAATTCTTTGTAGCGTCTTGATGAGTATTTTAGAAATGGGATTAGGACGCAGTAGTTTGTTAATTGAAACCTTAAATAATACAGTTTTTATTGGTACTTTGGTTGCTTGTTTTTATAGCATTGCCCAATCAGTCAGAGGACAATACGCCGAAATTCCTACTATTTCTGAAGCTGCTTCTTCCCAAATTCGTTAA
- a CDS encoding deoxyguanosinetriphosphate triphosphohydrolase family protein: MLRREERQYHPFKHRSDKPGDQRQSFQIDRDRIIYSSAFRRLAQVTQVVTAQEGHVFHNRLTHSLKVAQVARRLSEKLIDEQPLIAEELGAVNPDVVEAAALAHDLGHPPFGHTAEEELDDCATKCGLIDGFEGNAQSFRILTRLAIHRTDYYGLNLTRATLNAVLKYPWLRSTNQQSKQWRKYSVYHQDRAAFNFVRPTEEQQQTIEASIMDFADDITYSVHDLEDFYLAGLIPLELLATEKDELARFVEEWLRELPDNQCAKAVQENPARFQNFLNATYNLRGQYRPGSFEQKAQIKRISSQLIQGYLQSVELSLEYSDRGYLKYDCAKEEELKFLQRIVWSYVISNPRLATQRYGQKKIIKTLFEIYLEAIERKDLSFIPARFVKEYLDLHEKTNDLEDIEQEKLRMAVDIVASLSEAEAVLKYRRLTGINQGSFLDYWE; this comes from the coding sequence ATGTTGAGACGGGAAGAAAGACAGTATCATCCTTTTAAGCATAGAAGTGACAAACCAGGAGATCAAAGACAATCTTTTCAAATCGATCGCGACCGCATTATTTATTCTTCTGCTTTTCGTCGTTTAGCTCAAGTTACTCAGGTAGTTACTGCTCAAGAAGGACACGTTTTTCACAACCGTCTTACTCATTCACTCAAAGTAGCACAAGTAGCCAGAAGATTATCGGAAAAATTAATTGATGAACAACCATTGATTGCTGAAGAATTAGGAGCAGTCAATCCTGATGTGGTTGAAGCAGCAGCTTTGGCACATGATCTTGGTCATCCGCCTTTTGGTCACACTGCTGAAGAAGAATTAGATGATTGTGCGACTAAGTGTGGTTTAATTGATGGTTTTGAAGGAAATGCTCAATCGTTTCGGATTTTGACAAGGTTGGCAATTCATCGTACTGATTATTATGGTCTTAATTTAACCAGAGCAACTTTAAATGCGGTATTAAAATATCCTTGGCTACGTTCGACTAACCAACAATCGAAACAATGGCGTAAATATTCAGTTTATCATCAAGACCGAGCAGCTTTTAACTTTGTTAGACCGACAGAAGAACAACAGCAAACCATTGAAGCTAGCATTATGGATTTTGCTGATGATATCACTTATAGTGTTCATGATTTAGAAGACTTTTATTTAGCTGGATTAATTCCTTTAGAATTGTTAGCGACAGAAAAAGATGAATTAGCTAGATTTGTTGAAGAATGGTTGCGAGAATTACCTGATAATCAATGTGCTAAAGCAGTACAAGAAAATCCTGCTCGGTTTCAAAATTTTCTCAATGCTACTTATAATTTGAGAGGACAATATCGACCAGGTTCTTTTGAACAAAAAGCTCAAATAAAACGAATTAGTTCACAATTAATTCAAGGTTATCTTCAATCAGTTGAACTAAGTCTTGAATATAGCGATCGCGGTTATTTAAAATACGATTGTGCCAAAGAAGAAGAGTTAAAGTTTTTACAACGAATTGTTTGGTCTTATGTTATTTCTAACCCGCGTTTAGCTACTCAAAGATATGGACAAAAAAAAATTATTAAAACCTTATTTGAAATTTATCTTGAAGCTATTGAGCGCAAAGATTTAAGTTTTATTCCTGCCAGATTTGTTAAAGAATATTTAGATTTACATGAGAAAACCAACGACTTAGAAGATATTGAGCAAGAAAAACTACGTATGGCGGTAGATATTGTGGCAAGTCTTAGTGAAGCAGAAGCTGTACTCAAATATCGTCGTCTTACTGGCATTAACCAAGGTTCTTTTTTGGATTATTGGGAATAA
- a CDS encoding DUF502 domain-containing protein → MLQRFKQDLKNDLIAGLLVVIPLATTIWLTITIAKWVIDFLTRVPKQLNPFDGLDPLLTNFLNLVVGLAVPLLCILIIGLMARNIVGRWLLDFGEQFLQAIPLAGSVYKTLKQILETLLRDSKTRFRRVVLVEYPRRGVWTIGFVTGKVSSQLQSHLHQKMLSVFIPTTPNPTSGWYAIVPEEDAIDVTISIEDAFKVLISGGIVSPEQPATDVAIALPKPYKKLSLNTSVAEKKSAVIPIEEES, encoded by the coding sequence GTGCTGCAACGCTTTAAGCAAGATTTAAAAAACGACTTAATTGCCGGTCTGTTGGTAGTGATTCCTCTAGCTACTACCATTTGGTTGACAATTACTATTGCTAAATGGGTAATCGATTTTCTGACTCGTGTTCCCAAGCAACTCAATCCCTTTGACGGATTAGATCCGTTACTAACTAACTTTCTTAATTTAGTAGTTGGTTTAGCCGTGCCATTGCTATGTATCTTGATTATCGGTTTGATGGCAAGAAATATTGTAGGCAGGTGGCTATTAGATTTTGGTGAACAATTTCTACAAGCTATTCCGTTAGCAGGATCGGTATATAAAACTCTGAAGCAGATTTTAGAAACTTTGTTGAGAGACTCCAAAACTAGGTTTCGCCGTGTCGTCTTAGTAGAATATCCTCGACGGGGAGTTTGGACAATTGGATTTGTGACAGGAAAAGTCAGCAGTCAATTGCAATCTCATTTGCACCAAAAAATGCTTAGTGTTTTTATTCCCACCACTCCCAATCCTACTTCTGGTTGGTATGCTATTGTGCCAGAAGAAGATGCAATTGATGTAACTATTTCGATTGAAGACGCTTTTAAAGTTCTCATTTCTGGTGGTATTGTTAGTCCTGAACAACCAGCGACTGATGTTGCGATCGCTTTACCTAAGCCCTATAAAAAGCTTAGTTTAAATACTTCTGTGGCTGAGAAAAAATCAGCAGTAATACCGATAGAAGAAGAAAGTTAA
- the dusA gene encoding tRNA dihydrouridine(20/20a) synthase DusA — MSHSNHLQTNIGNPLSIAPMMERTDRHFRYLMRQITRRTLLYTEMITTAAIIHGDRHKLLDFSLEEKPLVLQLGGDHPQELAQCAKIGEDWGYDAVNLNVGCPSPRVQNGNFGACLMAQPELVATAVAKMQDAVSIPVTVKHRIGIDERDRYEDLAQFVQIVAEAGCRHFIVHARKAWLKGLSPKENRNIPPLRYQDVHRLKQEFPHLLIEINGGIITLEQIKEQLNYVDAVMIGRAAYDDPYLFATVDRDIYQQSATPPTRHQVVEAMLPYIDYWTKKGLKLHGISRHMLQLFAGQPGTKAWKRYISENAHLMDADSIVISNALAKVPS; from the coding sequence ATGAGCCACTCAAATCATCTTCAAACAAACATTGGTAATCCCCTTAGCATAGCACCCATGATGGAACGTACAGACCGTCATTTTCGCTATCTAATGCGTCAAATTACCCGTCGCACCTTACTTTATACTGAGATGATTACTACAGCAGCAATTATTCATGGCGATCGCCATAAGTTATTAGATTTTTCGCTTGAAGAAAAACCCCTGGTTTTACAACTTGGAGGCGATCATCCTCAAGAATTAGCTCAATGTGCCAAAATTGGGGAAGATTGGGGTTATGATGCAGTAAATCTCAATGTTGGTTGTCCTAGTCCGAGGGTGCAGAATGGCAACTTTGGGGCTTGTTTAATGGCACAGCCTGAATTGGTAGCAACGGCAGTAGCAAAGATGCAAGATGCTGTAAGTATTCCTGTAACTGTAAAACATCGAATTGGCATAGATGAACGCGATCGCTATGAGGATTTAGCTCAATTTGTTCAGATTGTCGCTGAAGCTGGTTGTCGTCATTTTATTGTTCATGCCCGCAAAGCTTGGTTAAAGGGTTTAAGTCCTAAAGAAAATCGTAATATTCCGCCTCTACGCTATCAAGATGTTCATCGTCTCAAACAGGAATTTCCTCATTTATTGATTGAAATTAACGGTGGAATTATTACTTTAGAACAAATCAAAGAGCAATTAAATTATGTTGATGCAGTAATGATTGGTAGGGCAGCTTATGACGATCCTTATTTATTTGCCACTGTAGATCGAGATATTTATCAACAATCAGCTACGCCACCGACTCGTCATCAAGTAGTGGAAGCAATGCTTCCCTATATCGATTATTGGACTAAAAAAGGGCTAAAACTTCATGGCATTAGTCGTCATATGTTACAGTTATTTGCTGGTCAACCTGGCACTAAAGCTTGGAAAAGATATATTAGTGAAAATGCTCATTTAATGGATGCTGATTCAATAGTTATTAGTAATGCTTTAGCCAAAGTTCCTTCATAA
- a CDS encoding PspA/IM30 family protein, giving the protein MGLFDRLSRVVRANLNDLVSKAEDPEKVLEQAVIDMQEDLVQLRQAVARAIATQKRTEQQYNKNQTEANQWQQRAQLALSKGDENLAREALVRKKSFNDAAVTLKNQLDQQMTNVDSLKRNLIALESKISEAKTKKDMLKARANAAKAQKQLQETIGGIDTSSAMGAFERMEDKVMQLEAESQSAAELGGMGLEQQFAALEAGSGVEDELAAMKAQLTGASPSQTALPAADNPSSTPKDSVIDAELEALRNELNQS; this is encoded by the coding sequence ATGGGATTATTTGACCGTCTTAGTCGAGTTGTTCGCGCCAATCTCAACGATTTAGTTAGCAAAGCAGAAGATCCAGAAAAAGTTTTAGAACAAGCTGTGATCGATATGCAGGAAGACTTAGTACAGCTTCGCCAAGCAGTAGCTAGAGCGATCGCAACTCAAAAACGTACTGAGCAACAATACAACAAAAATCAAACTGAAGCAAATCAATGGCAACAAAGAGCGCAGTTAGCTTTGTCTAAAGGAGATGAAAATCTAGCGCGTGAGGCTTTGGTACGCAAAAAGTCTTTTAATGATGCAGCAGTAACTCTGAAAAATCAGTTAGATCAACAAATGACTAACGTTGATAGCCTTAAGCGTAATTTAATTGCTTTAGAAAGCAAAATTTCTGAAGCTAAAACTAAGAAAGATATGCTTAAGGCAAGAGCTAATGCAGCCAAAGCCCAAAAACAACTCCAAGAAACTATTGGCGGAATTGATACCAGTAGTGCGATGGGTGCTTTTGAGCGGATGGAAGATAAAGTCATGCAATTAGAAGCTGAATCTCAGTCTGCTGCTGAATTGGGCGGTATGGGTTTAGAACAACAGTTTGCTGCCCTCGAAGCTGGTAGCGGTGTTGAAGATGAATTGGCTGCCATGAAAGCTCAATTAACTGGTGCTTCTCCTTCTCAAACTGCCCTTCCTGCTGCGGATAACCCTTCTTCTACTCCTAAAGATTCTGTGATTGATGCTGAGTTAGAAGCATTACGCAACGAACTTAATCAAAGTTAA
- a CDS encoding cyclic nucleotide-binding domain-containing protein — translation MLLEPAKTVSIFQANQEFQRFAAGETIFQQGELGNVMYGIIEGEVDIVINGKVLETIHAGDVFGEGALVQPEATRASNAVAKTDCKLACLDKERFLFVVQETPMFALHVMRSYSNRLRKFKQQF, via the coding sequence ATGTTATTAGAACCAGCCAAAACAGTCAGTATTTTTCAAGCTAATCAGGAATTTCAACGCTTTGCAGCAGGAGAGACTATTTTTCAGCAGGGAGAATTGGGTAATGTCATGTACGGCATTATTGAAGGAGAAGTTGATATTGTAATTAATGGTAAAGTTCTAGAAACTATCCATGCAGGAGATGTATTTGGAGAGGGAGCATTAGTGCAACCTGAAGCAACTAGAGCTTCTAATGCCGTAGCCAAAACCGATTGTAAGTTAGCTTGTTTAGATAAAGAGCGTTTTTTATTTGTTGTACAGGAAACACCAATGTTTGCCCTTCATGTGATGAGAAGTTATTCTAATCGTCTTCGTAAGTTTAAACAGCAATTTTAA
- a CDS encoding acetate kinase translates to MKILVLNAGSSSQKSCLYQLPSDLLPATPLHPLWEANLDLTVSRDNAKLTVKTQKITKEIRLSSQDTQAATAQMLETLVSGDTKVLEQLSDLDVVGHRVVHGGTEYSQATKITPNVKETISRLIPLAPNHNPAHLQGIEAVENLLGDVTQIAVFDTAFHSQMPLEAVIYPIPYHWYEQGIRRYGFHGISHQYCAHQAAQIINQPLASLKLITCHLGNGCSLAAIKNGVSINTTMGFTPLEGLMMGTRSGSIDPAILIYLLREHNFSADDLDQMLNKESGIKGISGLSSDLRIIRDAIAEGNQRAQLALDLFIHRLITNLGAMIASLGGLDVLVFTAGIGENAAIVRERVASQFEFLGLKLDLAKNNSSPQDENIAASDSKIQVLVIHTNEDWAIACKCWRLIH, encoded by the coding sequence ATGAAAATATTAGTCTTAAATGCTGGTTCAAGTAGCCAAAAAAGCTGTTTATATCAACTGCCATCAGATCTACTACCAGCAACTCCACTCCACCCGCTTTGGGAGGCTAATCTTGATTTAACTGTTTCTCGTGACAATGCCAAATTAACAGTAAAAACTCAAAAGATCACCAAGGAAATTCGACTTTCATCTCAAGACACTCAAGCTGCTACAGCACAAATGTTAGAAACGCTTGTTTCAGGAGATACCAAAGTCTTAGAACAATTATCCGATCTTGACGTAGTTGGACATCGAGTAGTTCATGGTGGTACAGAATATTCTCAAGCAACTAAAATTACTCCAAACGTAAAAGAGACAATTTCTCGTTTAATTCCCCTTGCACCTAATCATAATCCTGCCCATTTGCAAGGAATAGAGGCTGTAGAAAACTTATTGGGAGATGTAACCCAAATAGCAGTTTTTGATACCGCTTTTCACAGTCAAATGCCTCTAGAAGCAGTAATTTACCCTATTCCTTATCATTGGTACGAACAAGGAATTCGTCGCTATGGTTTTCATGGTATTTCTCATCAGTATTGCGCTCATCAAGCAGCCCAAATCATTAATCAACCTTTAGCATCTCTCAAATTAATCACCTGTCATTTAGGTAATGGTTGTTCTCTAGCTGCAATTAAAAATGGCGTAAGTATTAATACTACAATGGGTTTTACTCCTTTAGAAGGATTAATGATGGGGACTCGTAGCGGTTCAATCGATCCAGCTATTTTAATTTATTTGCTGCGCGAACATAATTTTTCTGCTGATGATTTAGACCAAATGTTGAATAAAGAGTCTGGAATTAAGGGAATTTCGGGATTATCAAGCGATCTTAGAATCATTCGGGATGCTATTGCTGAGGGAAACCAGCGCGCCCAATTAGCCTTAGATTTATTTATTCATCGATTAATAACCAATCTGGGCGCAATGATAGCTTCTCTTGGAGGTTTAGATGTGTTGGTGTTTACAGCAGGGATTGGGGAGAATGCAGCAATTGTCAGAGAAAGAGTTGCTTCTCAGTTTGAGTTTTTAGGTTTAAAACTAGATCTAGCTAAAAATAACTCCTCTCCGCAGGATGAAAATATTGCTGCATCAGACTCAAAGATTCAAGTCTTAGTAATTCATACTAATGAAGATTGGGCGATCGCTTGCAAATGTTGGCGTTTGATTCATTAA
- a CDS encoding cytochrome b/b6 domain-containing protein produces the protein MPTKFSHPYQPLLLRILHGLTSLFAIAAIITAFWTYNTYDGRWGQVALPKFPEIEGIHGTFGLWTLLIFPFFVVYAFHRGQRRLIQSDSLKKITRFGQPIWWYTVHRSINTLSILALTFAVFSGKMMNEKWLPQGELNHIWYYAHLISWLILVIFIALHLLMSVKVGGIPLILSMINWQFRSQDSPTLWCKHITNWPSNFDHAIVKQWFLSLSTLKIIEIFVLISIVLAWVISIIKEII, from the coding sequence ATGCCAACCAAATTTTCCCACCCTTATCAACCACTTTTACTTCGTATTCTTCACGGACTAACTAGTTTATTTGCGATCGCTGCTATTATAACTGCTTTTTGGACTTACAATACTTATGACGGACGTTGGGGTCAAGTTGCTTTACCTAAATTTCCAGAAATTGAAGGTATTCATGGAACCTTTGGGTTATGGACATTATTGATTTTTCCTTTCTTTGTTGTTTATGCTTTTCATCGGGGTCAACGAAGATTAATTCAGTCTGATTCTTTAAAAAAAATAACTCGATTTGGTCAACCCATTTGGTGGTACACTGTCCATCGCTCAATTAATACCTTGAGTATTTTGGCATTAACTTTTGCTGTTTTTTCTGGCAAGATGATGAACGAAAAATGGCTACCTCAAGGAGAACTTAATCATATCTGGTATTATGCCCATCTAATTTCTTGGCTAATTTTAGTAATTTTTATTGCGCTTCATCTTTTAATGAGTGTTAAAGTTGGAGGCATTCCCTTAATTTTATCGATGATCAATTGGCAATTTCGCAGTCAAGATAGTCCTACTTTGTGGTGCAAACATATTACTAATTGGCCTTCTAATTTTGATCACGCAATAGTTAAACAATGGTTTTTATCTCTTTCTACACTCAAAATTATAGAGATTTTTGTGTTAATTAGTATTGTTTTAGCTTGGGTAATTTCAATAATCAAAGAAATTATTTGA
- a CDS encoding transglutaminase family protein, whose product MLYQISHQTTYTYSQTVSLNPHFVRLCPRCDHWQKLHNFSLLISPQPQGISELIDLDGNNVSKVWFNTPTNQLNLQILAQVETWQTNPFNYLLQPWTTTLPLDYPSSLYTQLKSYLKPYSFLLDTVIVELAEEIIQEVNANTVAFLSKLNQCIYENCQYITRETGEPWQAGITWRRKQGSCRDFAILFMEVCRAVGLAARFVSGYQEGDPEQQERDLHAWAEVYLPGAGWRGYDPTHGLAVSDRNIALAASAIPSYTAPVSGTVNSQNGTKADSRLAAQIMIKSI is encoded by the coding sequence ATGTTATATCAAATCAGTCATCAAACAACTTATACTTACAGTCAAACAGTTTCTTTAAATCCTCACTTTGTCAGACTTTGTCCCCGTTGCGATCATTGGCAAAAACTTCATAATTTTTCTTTATTAATTAGTCCCCAACCTCAAGGCATATCTGAATTGATCGATTTGGATGGCAATAATGTGAGTAAGGTCTGGTTTAATACACCTACTAATCAATTAAACTTGCAAATACTAGCTCAGGTAGAAACTTGGCAAACCAATCCTTTTAACTATTTACTTCAACCTTGGACAACAACTTTACCCCTTGATTATCCCAGTTCTCTTTATACTCAACTTAAATCTTATTTAAAACCTTATAGTTTCTTGCTAGATACGGTGATTGTGGAATTAGCAGAAGAAATTATTCAAGAAGTTAACGCCAATACTGTAGCTTTTTTATCGAAATTAAATCAGTGTATTTATGAAAACTGCCAATATATTACAAGGGAAACAGGTGAACCTTGGCAAGCAGGCATAACTTGGCGCAGAAAACAAGGTTCTTGCCGAGATTTTGCTATTTTATTTATGGAAGTATGTCGCGCAGTAGGTTTGGCAGCAAGATTTGTTAGTGGTTATCAAGAAGGAGATCCCGAGCAACAAGAAAGAGATTTACACGCTTGGGCAGAAGTATACTTACCTGGTGCAGGTTGGCGTGGTTACGATCCGACTCATGGTTTAGCAGTTAGCGATCGCAATATAGCTTTAGCTGCTTCTGCTATACCGAGTTATACTGCACCTGTTTCTGGAACTGTTAATTCTCAAAATGGAACAAAAGCTGATTCTCGATTAGCAGCACAGATTATGATTAAATCAATTTAG
- the pirA gene encoding arginine synthesis PII-interacting regulator PirA: MKNNQHRQIHRANMLKSLEHRLQVAVANKDERLIRILERERQYYR, from the coding sequence ATGAAAAATAATCAACATCGTCAAATTCATCGTGCTAATATGCTCAAAAGCTTAGAGCATCGTTTACAAGTTGCTGTTGCTAACAAAGATGAACGTTTAATTCGGATTTTGGAAAGAGAACGACAATACTATAGATAA
- a CDS encoding pentapeptide repeat-containing protein translates to MTNQKYYALLKRNVSLWNSWRDKYPINQPDLRGLNFNNANLVNANLSNVNLSGTNFIDANLSNANLDGADLTNANLTRASLTGASLNGANLTGAVLIAANPRGARLVGSNLNLANFSGADLRVANFNGADLTAANLSQANLSGADFFGATLIRADLSLANLEGAILRDANLSKAYLFKTQLKNSNLKGADLSEANLNKANFQRANLTEADFVEANLVQTNFKGANLSRANLTEADLLESNFFQANLIEADLSRADLSKANFSHSNLAKTTLIETKAWMTNFQGCILTGACLENWQINLYTIFDGVICDYVYLQYGQQKRRPQNPQQNFALGEFKDLIEHFLGTIDLVFESGIDWQVFLKAFQKLQLEAKKNKIYVKSIEAVSNNKFVIKLNVPLALNTQTVKKSFWHKYRLILLAKQKKIKMKQEEFKTQNQKNTELLEMMKILSQQENIFLSFS, encoded by the coding sequence ATGACAAATCAAAAATACTATGCTTTACTCAAGCGAAATGTAAGTCTTTGGAATAGCTGGAGAGATAAATATCCAATTAACCAGCCAGATCTTAGGGGACTTAATTTTAATAACGCCAATTTAGTTAATGCTAATTTAAGTAATGTTAATCTCAGTGGCACAAATTTCATTGATGCTAATTTAAGTAATGCTAATCTTGATGGTGCAGATCTGACTAATGCTAATCTAACTAGAGCAAGTTTGACAGGAGCTAGTCTTAATGGGGCAAATTTGACAGGAGCGGTGCTAATTGCTGCTAATCCCCGAGGAGCAAGATTAGTTGGTTCTAATCTTAACTTAGCTAATTTTAGTGGTGCAGATCTGCGCGTTGCTAATTTTAACGGTGCAGATTTGACAGCAGCTAATCTGAGTCAAGCTAATCTTAGTGGTGCAGATTTTTTTGGAGCTACTTTAATTCGGGCAGATCTAAGTTTAGCCAATTTAGAGGGTGCTATTCTTCGAGATGCAAATCTAAGTAAAGCTTATCTTTTTAAAACTCAACTGAAAAACTCAAATTTAAAAGGCGCAGATTTGAGTGAAGCTAATCTCAACAAAGCTAATTTTCAGAGAGCTAATTTAACTGAAGCAGATTTTGTCGAAGCAAATTTAGTCCAAACCAATTTCAAGGGAGCTAATCTAAGTAGAGCTAATTTGACTGAAGCAGATTTGTTAGAAAGCAATTTTTTTCAAGCTAACTTAATCGAAGCAGATTTAAGCCGAGCAGATTTAAGTAAGGCGAATTTTAGTCATAGTAATTTAGCGAAAACAACTTTAATTGAAACAAAAGCTTGGATGACTAATTTTCAAGGTTGCATTTTAACAGGAGCTTGTCTAGAAAATTGGCAAATTAATCTTTATACTATCTTTGATGGTGTAATTTGTGATTATGTTTATTTACAATATGGTCAGCAAAAACGTCGACCACAAAATCCTCAGCAAAACTTTGCTTTGGGAGAATTTAAAGATTTAATTGAGCATTTTTTAGGAACAATTGACTTAGTATTTGAGTCGGGAATTGATTGGCAAGTATTTCTTAAAGCTTTCCAAAAATTACAATTAGAGGCAAAAAAAAATAAAATTTATGTAAAATCAATTGAGGCGGTCTCTAATAATAAATTTGTGATTAAACTCAATGTTCCTCTTGCTTTAAATACTCAAACTGTCAAAAAATCTTTTTGGCACAAATATAGATTGATTTTGCTGGCTAAACAAAAAAAAATCAAAATGAAACAAGAAGAATTTAAAACTCAAAATCAAAAAAATACCGAATTATTAGAAATGATGAAAATTTTATCTCAACAAGAAAATATCTTTTTGTCGTTTTCTTGA